The proteins below come from a single Candidatus Margulisiibacteriota bacterium genomic window:
- a CDS encoding chorismate synthase: MNSFGKQFRMSIFGESHGPVVGCIIDGCPAGLDLSAADMFSDLTRRKSGAKGTTPRKEEDLPEILTGIFQGKTTGAPITIQFQNNNTKSKDYAQFIDMPRPGHADFVAQRKYNGLSDPRGGGHFSGRLTLAIVAAGVVAKKLMSQLSIKAELTSLGGSTNIEEALEKAISKKDSVGGVIECTVDGLSVGLGEPFFDSVESLIAHGVFAIPGIKGIEFGNGFKSTEITGSKNNDIIIDQDGHTATNNCGGINGGITNGNQLVFRVAVKPTASILQEQMTFNFAKSKMEALNIKGSHDLAFVLRVPVIIEAITAMVLADLTMINNNQQSAFSVQL; the protein is encoded by the coding sequence ATGAATTCTTTCGGAAAACAATTCAGAATGAGCATTTTTGGAGAGTCTCATGGTCCAGTAGTGGGGTGCATTATTGATGGTTGTCCAGCTGGTCTAGATTTATCAGCAGCAGATATGTTCTCTGATTTAACTAGACGTAAAAGTGGAGCAAAAGGCACAACTCCCAGAAAAGAAGAGGATTTGCCAGAAATTTTAACAGGAATTTTTCAAGGCAAAACAACTGGAGCTCCAATAACTATTCAGTTTCAAAATAATAATACAAAATCCAAAGATTATGCTCAGTTTATTGATATGCCAAGACCAGGGCACGCTGATTTTGTTGCTCAGCGTAAGTATAATGGCTTAAGTGATCCACGTGGTGGTGGTCATTTTTCTGGCAGGCTAACACTTGCTATAGTCGCAGCAGGTGTAGTGGCCAAGAAATTAATGTCGCAGTTGTCAATCAAAGCAGAATTAACATCGTTAGGTGGTTCAACTAATATTGAAGAAGCTTTAGAAAAAGCTATTAGCAAGAAAGATTCTGTTGGAGGAGTCATTGAATGTACTGTTGATGGTCTTTCTGTTGGGTTGGGTGAACCGTTTTTTGATTCTGTTGAGTCCCTTATTGCGCATGGTGTTTTTGCAATACCAGGAATTAAAGGCATTGAATTTGGAAATGGATTTAAATCGACAGAAATTACTGGTAGTAAGAATAATGACATTATAATAGATCAAGACGGTCATACTGCTACTAATAATTGTGGTGGAATCAATGGTGGAATTACCAATGGCAATCAGTTAGTTTTTAGAGTTGCGGTAAAGCCAACTGCAAGTATTTTGCAAGAACAAATGACCTTTAATTTTGCAAAAAGTAAAATGGAAGCATTAAACATAAAAGGTAGTCATGATTTGGCTTTCGTTTTAAGAGTGCCAGTGATAATTGAGGCTATAACAGCTATGGTTTTAGCTGATTTAACGATGATAAATAATAACCAGCAAAGTGCTTTCAGCGTTCAGCTTTAG